A window of the Microtus ochrogaster isolate Prairie Vole_2 unplaced genomic scaffold, MicOch1.0 UNK225, whole genome shotgun sequence genome harbors these coding sequences:
- the LOC101988348 gene encoding saoe class I histocompatibility antigen, A alpha chain-like, producing the protein MGIIAGLILLGVLVSGAVAVIVMRKSTDALAPTQSHAGEYQVERETTSAGRIKGSRPGPHPESHVSTFVQPDLPSPRDGQPRPSSRLQSVSGTQGPAPFPAGAPVPRSSWVQGQLGPLVGSHSLRYFTTSLYNPEFRKPRIIVVCYVDNTQILSFDSKAASQRVEPRVQFMAEDAEHLEELTRISRRILIAGQVDLWSLFGYHSQKGSHTIQWLSGCDVGPDHRLLRGYKHVAYEGQDYISLTEDLRSWIAVDTKEAQITRRKWEAAGTAMLWRSFLEGTCVEWLLKYLDEGKEVLQRAGTWG; encoded by the exons ATGGGGATCATTGCTGGGCTGATTCTCCTTGGAGTGTTGGTCTCTGGAGCTGTGGCTGTCATTGTGATGAGGAAGAGTACAG ATGCCCTAGCCCCAACTCAGAGCCATGCTGGTGAGTACCAGGTGGAGAGAGAAACCACCTCGGCAGGGAGGATCAAGGGCTCCCGTCCGGGACCGCACCCAGAAAGCCATGTCTCCACATTCGTCCAACCAGACCTTCCCTCTCCTCGAGATGGGCAGCCTCGGCCAAGCTCCCGTCTTCAGTCCGTGTCCggaacccagggccctgcaccCTTCCCAGCCGGTGCACCCGTTCCTCGGTCCAGCTGGGTTCAGGGTCAGCTCGGGCCACTGGTAGGCTCACACTCCCTGCGGTATTTCACCACCTCTTTGTACAATCCTGAGTTCCGTAAACCTCGGATCATTGTCGTGTGCTACGTAGACAACACGCAGATCTTGAGCTTCGATAGCAAAGCGGCGAGTCAGCGGGTGGAGCCGCGGGTTCAATTTATGGCAGAGGACGCAGAGCATTTGGAGGAGCTGACTCGCATCAGCAGGCGCATCTTAATAGCTGGCCAAGTCGACCTGTGGTCCCTGTTTGGCTACCATAGCCAGAAAG GGTCTCATACTATCCAGTGGCTGAGTGGCTGCGACGTAGGGCCAGACCACCGCCTCCTCCGTGGGTATAAGCATGTCGCTTATGAAGGCCAGGATTACATCTCTCTGACTGAGGACCTGCGCTCCTGGATCGCGGTGGATACTAAGGAGGCCCAAATCACCAGGCGCAAGTGGGAGGCAGCTGGTACTGCAATGTTATGGAGGTCTTTCTTGGAGGGCACATGCGTGGAGTGGCTTCTCAAATATTTGGATGAAGGGAAGGAGGTGCTGCAGCGTGCAGGTACATGGGGGTAG